From the genome of Virgibacillus proomii, one region includes:
- the prmA gene encoding 50S ribosomal protein L11 methyltransferase translates to MKWSELCIHTTNEAIEPISNILHENGASGLVIEEALDLVKEHSSKYGEVYELNPEDYPEEGVYIKAYLPVNSFLGETVEEIKQAINNLMLYDIDLGRNQITLSEVHEEEWATAWKKYYKPVKISKRITITPTWEDYRPVDTDELIIELDPGMAFGTGTHPTTVLSIQALEQFVKSGDKVIDVGSGSGVLSIAAALLGASHVYAYDLDDVAVKSTILNAKLNRLNSRITAKQNNLLDHITVEADLIVSNILAEVIVRFVDSAWNRLISGGYFITSGITQTKKQLVKDRIEQQGFNIIQVNEMEDWIAIVAQKI, encoded by the coding sequence ATGAAGTGGTCAGAGCTCTGTATTCATACGACAAATGAAGCTATCGAGCCAATCTCAAATATTTTACACGAAAACGGAGCAAGCGGGTTAGTAATTGAAGAAGCACTAGATCTAGTGAAAGAGCACTCGTCTAAGTATGGAGAGGTATATGAGTTAAATCCTGAAGACTATCCGGAGGAAGGGGTTTATATTAAAGCATATCTTCCTGTAAATAGCTTTTTAGGTGAAACAGTTGAAGAGATAAAGCAAGCTATTAACAACTTAATGCTATACGATATTGATTTGGGAAGAAATCAAATTACGTTGAGTGAAGTACATGAAGAAGAATGGGCTACTGCTTGGAAAAAGTACTATAAACCTGTTAAAATATCTAAGCGTATTACCATTACACCAACTTGGGAAGATTATAGACCTGTAGATACAGATGAATTGATTATTGAGCTAGATCCCGGTATGGCATTTGGTACCGGGACGCATCCGACGACAGTACTTAGTATTCAGGCATTAGAACAATTCGTTAAAAGTGGAGATAAAGTAATTGATGTTGGTTCTGGATCTGGTGTCTTAAGCATTGCGGCTGCTTTATTAGGAGCAAGCCATGTTTATGCGTATGATTTGGATGATGTGGCCGTGAAAAGTACAATTTTAAATGCAAAATTAAATCGTTTAAATAGTCGCATTACTGCCAAACAAAATAATTTATTAGATCATATCACAGTAGAGGCAGACTTAATCGTTTCTAATATTTTAGCTGAAGTAATTGTACGTTTTGTAGACAGTGCATGGAATCGTTTGATATCCGGTGGCTATTTTATTACTTCAGGAATTACCCAAACAAAAAAGCAATTGGTTAAAGATCGCATCGAACAACAAGGCTTTAACATTATCCAAGTCAATGAAATGGAAGATTGGATTGCTATTGTAGCACAAAAGATCTAG
- a CDS encoding 16S rRNA (uracil(1498)-N(3))-methyltransferase, which yields MQRYFIPEQTWSDKTIKIIGDDVHHIKRVMRFQIGDQIICNHPNGKAAVCKITFLDNDVVYADITQWLDQNVEMPIEVAVAQALPKSDKLEWILQKGTELGASSFFAFQAARSVVKWDDKRREKKLKRWNKIVKEASEQSHRNKLPNVNVCKSLEAVVEAANNYDLKLFAYEEEAKTSDYRSLATALSSLKHKQRLVICIGPEGGFTENEAVSLKAAGFQAVRLGPRILRTETAVLYALASISYHFEEMGCQTCQQ from the coding sequence TTGCAACGATATTTTATTCCTGAACAAACATGGTCGGATAAAACAATAAAAATAATAGGCGACGATGTTCATCATATAAAACGGGTCATGCGTTTCCAAATTGGTGATCAAATTATTTGTAATCACCCAAATGGTAAAGCTGCTGTGTGCAAAATAACTTTTTTAGATAATGATGTTGTTTATGCAGATATTACGCAATGGCTTGACCAAAATGTTGAAATGCCTATTGAGGTTGCTGTTGCACAAGCCCTGCCAAAAAGTGATAAGCTGGAGTGGATATTGCAAAAAGGAACTGAACTCGGGGCTTCCAGCTTTTTTGCTTTTCAAGCGGCTCGATCAGTTGTAAAATGGGATGATAAGCGTCGTGAGAAAAAGCTGAAGCGCTGGAATAAAATTGTTAAAGAGGCTAGTGAGCAAAGCCACCGAAATAAACTACCAAATGTTAATGTTTGTAAATCGTTAGAAGCAGTGGTGGAAGCAGCTAATAACTATGATCTGAAGTTGTTTGCTTATGAAGAGGAAGCAAAAACAAGTGATTACCGATCATTAGCTACTGCTCTATCATCATTAAAGCACAAACAGCGTTTAGTTATTTGTATCGGTCCTGAAGGCGGTTTTACGGAAAATGAGGCTGTATCATTAAAAGCAGCTGGTTTTCAAGCTGTTCGTCTTGGTCCGAGGATTTTACGAACAGAAACTGCTGTATTATATGCTTTAGCAAGCATATCGTATCATTTTGAAGAAATGGGGTGTCAGACATGCCAACAGTAG
- the mtaB gene encoding tRNA (N(6)-L-threonylcarbamoyladenosine(37)-C(2))-methylthiotransferase MtaB: MPTVAFHTLGCKVNHYETEGIWRMFMERGYERVDFEKNSDVYVINTCTVTNTGDKKSRQVIRRAIRKNPDAVVCVTGCYAQTSPGEILEIPGVDVVVGTQDRKHMIDYIEKHKKTKEPVNGVSNIMKNRVFEEMDVPEFSDRTRASLKIQEGCNNFCTFCIIPWSRGLLRSRDPKNVIEQAQKLVDAGYKEIVLTGIHTAGYGEDMKDYNFAMLLKDLETKVNGLKRIRISSIEASQITDEVIDVLDQSEKIVRHLHVPLQSGSDSVLARMRRKYATAYYKEKVMKLKQALPGLAITSDVIVGFPGETDEEFQETYDFIKEIGFSELHVFPYSRRTGTPAARMDGQVDDEVKNNRVHKLIELSNQLAKEYAANYENEVLEVIPEEHSTDKDNPNQLIGYTDNYLKVAFDGTPDMIGKLVRVKIAKADYPLNQGTFVRVLDDFPYENVKVN; encoded by the coding sequence ATGCCAACAGTAGCCTTTCATACATTAGGTTGTAAAGTAAATCATTATGAAACAGAAGGTATTTGGCGCATGTTTATGGAGCGTGGATATGAGCGCGTTGATTTCGAAAAAAATTCAGATGTTTATGTTATTAATACATGCACGGTAACGAATACTGGCGATAAAAAGAGTAGACAGGTAATTCGTAGGGCAATCAGAAAAAATCCTGACGCTGTTGTATGTGTAACTGGATGCTATGCTCAAACGTCACCTGGAGAAATTTTAGAAATACCAGGAGTGGATGTTGTTGTTGGAACACAGGATCGTAAACATATGATTGATTATATTGAGAAACATAAGAAAACGAAAGAACCAGTTAATGGTGTATCCAATATCATGAAAAACCGGGTATTTGAGGAAATGGATGTTCCTGAGTTTTCAGATCGTACCAGAGCTTCCTTAAAAATTCAAGAAGGATGTAATAATTTTTGTACGTTTTGTATCATCCCGTGGTCTCGCGGTCTGCTTCGTTCCAGAGATCCAAAGAACGTAATTGAACAAGCGCAAAAACTTGTGGATGCAGGCTACAAAGAAATCGTATTAACAGGTATTCATACAGCAGGCTACGGTGAAGATATGAAAGATTATAACTTTGCTATGCTTCTAAAAGATTTAGAAACAAAAGTAAATGGACTGAAGCGGATTCGTATTTCTTCGATCGAAGCAAGTCAAATTACAGATGAAGTGATTGACGTTTTAGATCAATCGGAAAAGATTGTAAGACATCTCCATGTTCCTTTACAATCAGGTTCTGATTCTGTACTAGCTAGAATGCGCCGAAAGTACGCTACCGCTTATTACAAGGAAAAAGTGATGAAGCTTAAACAAGCCTTACCCGGCCTAGCAATTACTTCGGATGTCATTGTAGGATTTCCTGGTGAGACCGATGAGGAATTCCAAGAAACATATGATTTTATTAAAGAAATTGGATTTTCAGAGTTACATGTATTTCCATACTCGCGCAGGACAGGTACTCCTGCTGCTCGAATGGATGGACAAGTTGATGATGAAGTAAAAAATAACCGTGTCCACAAACTGATTGAACTTTCTAACCAATTAGCGAAGGAATATGCTGCAAATTATGAAAATGAAGTTCTAGAAGTGATTCCTGAAGAGCACTCTACGGATAAAGATAATCCAAATCAACTTATTGGATATACAGATAATTATTTAAAGGTAGCCTTTGATGGTACTCCAGATATGATTGGAAAGCTTGTTCGTGTTAAAATCGCTAAAGCAGATTATCCATTGAATCAAGGAACGTTTGTACGCGTATTAGATGATTTTCCATATGAAAATGTCAAGGTAAATTAA